In Marinicella rhabdoformis, a genomic segment contains:
- a CDS encoding DUF937 domain-containing protein, which yields MSGILDLIKDQVGGELVEQMVGQVSGNKEGVQRAVAAALPMLVSALQKNAQSVQGANALANALEKDHDGGILDQLGSMLGQGKVESMGDKILGHVLGSKQGQVNQGLAKATGMGGQDMGKILASLAPVVMGALGKTKREKGLDASGLQDLLTNERGKAQQKQPQLGMLEGLLDADGDGDLDVSDFMKKGSGLLKGFFS from the coding sequence ATGTCAGGTATTTTAGATTTAATAAAAGATCAAGTTGGTGGTGAATTGGTTGAACAAATGGTTGGACAGGTAAGCGGTAACAAAGAAGGTGTGCAAAGGGCAGTAGCTGCAGCTTTACCCATGTTGGTATCAGCGCTTCAAAAAAATGCCCAATCAGTACAAGGTGCAAATGCGTTGGCAAATGCGTTAGAAAAAGACCATGACGGTGGAATTTTAGATCAGCTGGGAAGTATGTTAGGGCAAGGTAAAGTTGAATCCATGGGTGATAAAATTCTGGGCCATGTGCTGGGTTCAAAGCAAGGCCAAGTCAATCAAGGGCTGGCTAAGGCCACAGGTATGGGTGGGCAAGATATGGGTAAAATTTTGGCCTCATTGGCTCCAGTAGTTATGGGCGCTTTAGGCAAGACAAAACGAGAAAAAGGTTTGGATGCCAGTGGTTTACAGGATTTGTTGACAAATGAGCGTGGAAAGGCACAGCAAAAACAACCACAGCTGGGTATGTTGGAGGGGCTGTTGGATGCTGATGGTGACGGGGATCTTGATGTTTCAGACTTTATGAAAAAAGGATCGGGATTATTGAAAGGGTTCTTTTCATAG
- a CDS encoding FG-GAP-like repeat-containing protein: MLKHDADGFYDLLAINDSEDLVIQIGNGDGTFSSPSVIPLDFTPVSIALGDVDGDGLKDLLVIDDSGDLSLSLNEGLGSFGDETVIDVGLVLGESIVDVVVGHLDDDGLLDVFVAINGLLNARVALFENDGNGGFLSRVDLDFGLLASALSVDVDDVNGDGAGDIMVKGLLGSVYSMLSDGLGGLSLPSLSIAGLPTGNIYFADFNNDGVPDMVALDEVLGLVTLRLGLGDGSYGSGTSVSVGLLPSDLVMVDINGDGSQDVISVNIGDSSLNVLLGDGLGGLVNAVGGILDDLLGVIGGLGVNLPVAVVSADFNGDCRWDLAIWSDLNNEYIITLNQSGPDSSDLIFCSVFEDQSVN, translated from the coding sequence GTGCTAAAGCACGATGCCGATGGTTTTTATGACTTACTGGCTATCAATGACAGTGAGGACTTGGTCATACAAATAGGTAATGGAGACGGGACATTTTCAAGTCCATCAGTTATTCCTTTAGATTTTACGCCTGTTTCCATCGCTTTAGGTGACGTGGATGGTGATGGGTTGAAAGACCTGTTGGTCATTGATGACTCCGGAGACTTGTCTTTGTCATTGAATGAAGGTTTGGGCAGTTTTGGTGATGAAACTGTTATCGATGTAGGGTTGGTCCTAGGCGAGTCAATAGTTGATGTCGTAGTAGGGCATTTAGATGATGATGGATTATTGGATGTTTTTGTTGCGATTAACGGCTTACTCAATGCACGCGTTGCCTTATTTGAGAATGACGGTAATGGCGGTTTTTTATCTAGGGTTGATTTAGATTTTGGGTTATTGGCATCTGCGTTAAGTGTGGATGTGGATGATGTAAATGGTGACGGTGCGGGTGACATCATGGTAAAAGGTTTGTTAGGTTCTGTTTATTCCATGTTGTCAGACGGTTTAGGCGGTTTGTCATTGCCATCACTTTCCATTGCTGGTTTACCGACAGGAAACATTTACTTTGCTGATTTTAATAATGACGGTGTGCCTGACATGGTGGCTTTGGATGAAGTTCTAGGATTGGTTACATTGCGTTTGGGTTTGGGTGATGGATCGTATGGATCAGGAACGTCAGTGAGTGTTGGCTTACTGCCCTCGGATTTGGTGATGGTAGACATCAATGGAGATGGAAGCCAAGATGTCATTTCGGTCAATATTGGTGACAGTTCACTCAATGTGTTGCTGGGAGATGGTTTGGGTGGTTTGGTCAATGCTGTTGGAGGCATTCTGGATGACTTATTAGGTGTCATCGGAGGGTTGGGTGTGAACTTACCAGTGGCAGTTGTGTCTGCTGATTTCAATGGTGATTGTCGATGGGACTTGGCTATTTGGAGTGATCTGAATAATGAATACATCATCACATTGAATCAATCAGGACCGGATTCTTCTGATTTGATTTTTTGTTCAGTCTTTGAAGATCAGTCCGTTAATTGA
- a CDS encoding glyceraldehyde-3-phosphate dehydrogenase translates to MTEENRPLPTEFFADWKEREALAEGMIPMIGRLYRRRNVSLYMYGKRMINQSVTDLMKAHRFVRQVEANELSEYETFPFIKAISNLPLGPAHIDVGKMVYRYFKDHSYDEIEQSDVDAYVKQELDHLIDSNAKPLEKPQDVVLYGFGRIGRLVARLLVDKTGGGDVLVLKAIVIRKSKQDNDLEKRAALLRKDSVHGKFNGTIRVLHDQNKMVINGNEVQVIYANSPADIDYTDYGINDALVVDNTGVWKDEDGLRGHLRPGASKVLLTAPAQGDIPNIVYGINHDQITADKEVICAASCTTNAIVPVLKCLDDEYGINHGHIETVHAYTNDQNLIDNYHGKDRRGRSAALNMVLTSTGAAKAVAKVLPELKGKLTGNAIRVPTPNVSMAILNIKLDKATSTEEINEFLRRKSLHSRLQQQIGYTVSSEAVSTDFVGSRQACVIDSLATIVDGDNVVLYCWYDNEFGYSCQVVRCLEKFAGVNWPMYPAK, encoded by the coding sequence ATGACTGAAGAAAACAGACCTTTACCTACAGAATTTTTTGCAGATTGGAAAGAACGCGAAGCCTTGGCAGAGGGTATGATTCCAATGATTGGTCGTTTGTACCGTCGCAGAAACGTGTCATTATATATGTATGGCAAACGCATGATTAACCAATCGGTAACAGATTTGATGAAAGCACACCGTTTTGTGCGTCAGGTTGAAGCCAATGAGCTGAGTGAGTATGAAACCTTTCCATTCATCAAAGCCATTTCTAATTTGCCTTTAGGACCTGCTCACATTGATGTGGGTAAAATGGTTTACCGTTATTTCAAGGATCACAGCTACGACGAAATTGAGCAGTCAGATGTGGATGCCTATGTCAAACAAGAGTTGGATCACTTGATTGACTCAAATGCCAAGCCATTAGAAAAGCCACAAGATGTGGTATTGTATGGTTTCGGCCGAATCGGCCGATTGGTTGCCCGTTTGTTGGTTGATAAAACAGGTGGTGGCGATGTCTTGGTTTTGAAGGCCATCGTGATTCGCAAAAGCAAACAAGACAACGACCTAGAAAAGCGTGCGGCTTTGTTGCGTAAAGACTCTGTTCATGGCAAATTTAATGGCACCATCCGTGTTTTGCATGACCAAAATAAGATGGTCATTAATGGTAACGAAGTGCAAGTGATATACGCCAACTCACCAGCTGACATTGACTATACTGATTACGGTATCAATGATGCTTTGGTTGTAGATAACACGGGTGTGTGGAAAGATGAAGATGGTTTGCGTGGTCATTTACGTCCAGGTGCTTCTAAAGTGTTGTTAACCGCTCCTGCTCAAGGTGACATTCCAAATATTGTATATGGTATCAACCACGATCAAATCACAGCTGATAAAGAAGTCATATGTGCCGCATCTTGTACTACCAACGCGATTGTTCCTGTCTTAAAGTGTTTGGATGATGAATATGGAATCAACCACGGTCACATCGAAACCGTGCATGCATATACCAATGACCAAAACTTAATTGACAACTACCATGGCAAAGACCGTCGTGGTCGTTCAGCAGCTTTGAATATGGTTCTGACTTCAACAGGTGCAGCCAAAGCCGTGGCTAAAGTACTGCCAGAGTTGAAAGGAAAACTAACAGGTAATGCCATTCGTGTTCCAACGCCGAATGTGTCTATGGCCATTTTGAATATCAAATTAGACAAAGCAACCAGCACTGAAGAAATCAATGAATTTTTGAGGCGAAAATCGTTGCATTCAAGGTTGCAACAACAAATTGGATACACAGTTTCTTCTGAAGCAGTATCTACTGATTTTGTGGGTTCACGTCAGGCTTGTGTTATTGACTCACTGGCAACTATTGTCGACGGTGATAATGTGGTGTTGTATTGTTGGTATGACAACGAGTTTGGTTACAGCTGTCAGGTGGTTCGTTGTCTAGAAAAATTTGCCGGTGTTAATTGGCCCATGTATCCTGCAAAATAA
- a CDS encoding SO_0444 family Cu/Zn efflux transporter, with the protein MFENILFETMQVGGFFVDLFVLSAPWLVFGFFMAAIIKAFVPVETMYQHLGGQGPWVTVKAALIGAPLPLCSCGVVPAALGLRSAGASKNATVSFLVATPETGVDSVSFTYALMGPVMAVVRPVAAVFSAIMAGLLVGRVEDVANQKTTANKESGCCASEKQKQSVKTSCCTTEASDSKPVEDKPVESSCCDETQGEIEGHQTTNKMDKLLSGLSYAFGQLLRDVVLWLLLGLLVAALVQQFVPDDFFQILGDGLGSMLLMAVIGIPMYVCATASTPIAAGFLLAGVSPGAVLVFMLLGPASNIGTLFIVKNELGMRALVAYLSGLVVTAFAFGFLLNYLTDIYQWSFVVNQLAADHQHHNLFEWVVSAFFAVLVVKAVWDKWITKL; encoded by the coding sequence ATGTTTGAAAATATTTTATTCGAAACCATGCAAGTCGGTGGGTTTTTTGTTGATTTATTCGTGTTGTCAGCACCTTGGTTGGTATTTGGGTTTTTTATGGCGGCAATAATCAAAGCTTTTGTGCCGGTTGAAACCATGTATCAGCATCTGGGTGGGCAAGGTCCTTGGGTGACTGTAAAGGCGGCTTTGATTGGTGCACCTTTGCCACTGTGTTCCTGTGGCGTTGTCCCCGCGGCTTTGGGTTTACGTTCAGCCGGCGCATCAAAGAATGCAACGGTGTCATTTTTGGTGGCGACGCCAGAAACTGGTGTGGACTCTGTTTCCTTTACCTATGCATTGATGGGCCCGGTTATGGCCGTGGTCAGGCCGGTTGCTGCTGTGTTCAGCGCCATCATGGCCGGTTTGTTGGTGGGGCGTGTGGAAGATGTGGCAAATCAAAAAACTACAGCTAACAAGGAAAGTGGCTGTTGTGCTTCAGAGAAACAAAAACAAAGTGTTAAAACCAGTTGTTGTACAACAGAGGCAAGTGACAGTAAGCCCGTTGAAGACAAGCCAGTTGAATCATCATGCTGTGATGAAACACAAGGTGAGATCGAGGGTCATCAGACCACCAATAAAATGGACAAATTACTGTCGGGCTTAAGCTATGCTTTCGGGCAGTTATTACGCGATGTGGTGTTGTGGTTGTTGCTGGGCTTGTTGGTCGCTGCTTTGGTACAACAGTTCGTACCGGATGATTTTTTCCAAATTTTAGGCGATGGCTTGGGATCAATGTTGCTGATGGCGGTGATAGGCATACCCATGTATGTTTGTGCTACCGCTTCAACACCCATTGCCGCAGGATTTTTACTCGCAGGTGTTTCACCAGGAGCTGTTTTGGTGTTCATGTTGTTAGGCCCTGCTTCAAATATTGGTACCTTGTTTATTGTCAAAAATGAATTGGGTATGCGGGCATTGGTTGCTTATTTATCGGGATTGGTGGTCACTGCGTTTGCTTTTGGTTTTCTATTGAATTACTTAACTGACATATACCAGTGGTCTTTTGTTGTTAACCAGCTTGCAGCAGATCATCAACACCACAACCTGTTCGAATGGGTGGTCAGTGCTTTTTTTGCTGTGTTGGTTGTTAAAGCTGTCTGGGATAAATGGATTACTAAACTTTAA
- the zntR gene encoding Zn(2+)-responsive transcriptional regulator, whose amino-acid sequence MKIGEFAQTSQVSADTIRYYEKIDLLKPSQRSASGYRLYSSQDLETLRFIRSAQSLGMSLETIKQLLAIQLNKQAAHCEDVKRFVGKQLKDLDARIDELVTMRTAMGKLHEACCGGDEVASCCSILQALESGDV is encoded by the coding sequence ATGAAAATTGGTGAATTTGCACAAACGAGTCAGGTGTCAGCTGATACCATTCGTTACTACGAAAAAATTGATTTACTCAAGCCGAGCCAGAGGAGTGCTTCTGGCTACCGCCTCTATTCATCGCAAGACTTAGAAACATTGCGGTTTATTCGCAGCGCTCAAAGTCTAGGTATGTCTCTGGAAACCATCAAACAACTGTTGGCCATTCAACTAAACAAACAAGCCGCTCATTGTGAAGATGTGAAGCGTTTTGTTGGAAAGCAATTGAAAGATCTGGATGCAAGAATAGACGAACTGGTCACGATGAGGACAGCCATGGGAAAATTACATGAAGCCTGTTGTGGTGGTGATGAAGTAGCCAGCTGTTGTTCAATATTACAAGCACTGGAGAGCGGAGATGTTTGA
- a CDS encoding M1 family metallopeptidase produces the protein MILQTIKSITLIGLLSILIGCSDQTPQSKTNQSVETLIPDDSAQNVTVTAAYDEPPLGRLNKNWVPKHYQLDLTINPDEADFSGEVKIDLTINQARNHYFLHGNLLKVSSVSVTDEQGKLHQGEYTQVDKSGVARIAFKDSLPAGNAVLNISYKAPFNEALEGLYRVVDGGLNYAFTQFEATSARLAFPGFDEPAFKVKFDVSITVPAEMHAIANTLMVKKDLVADKAGYAKATYATTEPLPTYLLAFAVGEFDVVEWADLPTNEVRDRPVPLRGIATKGKGKDFEYALSHTQEILEVIERYFEIPYPYDKLDIIAVPDFNAGAMENAGAITYREQLLLLGDAPSVGQIKSYASVHAHELGHQWFGNYVTPYWWDDIWLNEAFATWITSTTLQTIYPNIGYEETILRRALGAMRNDSLESARQIRQPIKSNHDIASAFDGITYSKGGGVLEMMHQFIGPEDFRAGLQHYMKRHAWKNATADDFIAAISEKAQNVPLEKIKQTFGSFLEQTGIPMLSVNVQCEDGQNTLQFEQSRYFPAGSQGDSNKTWDIPACFNYQIKGEQHEHCELLSEGQGAFTLPGSGCAAYVMPNAKGAGYYRFSVKSGWNTFYENRDSLSTKEMMSINDSFFAALDADQVSLTDFFAVAPQLTQADNKQMIEAPMSVLRYLDYRIVPESDQAIFEKVAQELYQGALENTLNKKQLSDTDIELKKSLISFMAKTANDTTWRSNLADMAKKYTGFEGDGQINGEDIDANLIGTAMSIAGEDLGADFHQHVVGLLKSNTGGTIRGRLLTAIAATKDEATLAGLRDMALSDDVRLNEVFTILSPQIANPKVQDDLWQWTQANIDAIKLRFPTWAQGRLPAVGSGFCEAKKRDELKAFFEPIVESLSGGPRYLAQTIESIDQCIAKKARLVTQWGDWKGATGF, from the coding sequence ATGATCTTGCAAACCATTAAGTCAATTACATTGATTGGCTTACTGTCTATACTGATAGGCTGTTCGGACCAAACACCCCAAAGTAAAACAAACCAAAGCGTTGAAACATTAATTCCTGATGACAGTGCACAAAATGTGACTGTAACAGCTGCTTATGATGAGCCGCCTTTAGGTCGATTAAACAAAAATTGGGTGCCAAAGCACTACCAATTGGATTTAACCATTAACCCAGATGAGGCAGACTTTTCAGGAGAGGTAAAGATTGATTTGACCATCAATCAAGCCAGAAACCATTATTTCCTCCATGGCAATTTACTTAAAGTATCGTCAGTTTCAGTGACAGATGAACAGGGTAAATTGCACCAAGGTGAATATACTCAGGTAGATAAAAGCGGTGTGGCGCGAATTGCGTTTAAAGACTCTTTGCCTGCAGGCAATGCTGTATTAAACATTTCATACAAGGCGCCTTTTAACGAAGCATTGGAGGGCTTGTATCGCGTGGTTGATGGTGGTTTAAATTATGCCTTTACCCAGTTTGAAGCAACATCTGCCCGTTTGGCTTTTCCTGGGTTTGATGAGCCTGCTTTCAAAGTGAAGTTTGATGTCAGCATCACTGTACCTGCTGAAATGCATGCCATCGCCAATACACTGATGGTGAAAAAAGATTTGGTGGCCGATAAAGCAGGATATGCCAAAGCAACTTATGCAACTACAGAACCACTGCCAACTTATTTGTTGGCGTTTGCTGTGGGTGAGTTTGATGTGGTTGAATGGGCCGATTTACCGACCAATGAAGTCCGAGACCGTCCTGTGCCGCTGCGTGGTATTGCCACCAAAGGGAAAGGTAAAGATTTCGAATATGCTTTGTCACACACCCAAGAAATTTTAGAGGTCATTGAGCGGTATTTTGAAATCCCCTATCCATACGATAAATTAGACATCATTGCTGTGCCCGATTTCAATGCCGGTGCGATGGAAAATGCCGGTGCCATCACTTACCGTGAACAATTGCTTCTATTGGGTGACGCACCCTCAGTAGGTCAGATTAAGTCATATGCATCAGTGCATGCCCATGAGTTAGGACACCAATGGTTTGGCAACTATGTCACGCCCTATTGGTGGGATGACATTTGGTTGAATGAAGCTTTTGCCACTTGGATTACTTCGACCACTTTGCAAACCATTTACCCGAATATTGGCTATGAAGAAACCATTTTAAGGCGTGCTTTGGGTGCCATGAGGAATGACAGTCTAGAGTCTGCCAGGCAAATCAGGCAACCGATAAAAAGTAACCATGACATTGCTTCTGCCTTTGATGGTATTACCTATTCTAAGGGCGGAGGCGTATTAGAAATGATGCACCAATTTATTGGGCCTGAAGACTTTAGAGCGGGCTTACAGCATTATATGAAACGTCATGCTTGGAAAAATGCCACAGCTGATGATTTTATTGCGGCCATTTCTGAAAAAGCACAGAATGTGCCGTTAGAAAAAATCAAACAAACCTTCGGCTCGTTTTTAGAGCAGACAGGCATTCCTATGCTGTCAGTCAATGTGCAGTGTGAAGATGGTCAAAATACCCTGCAATTTGAACAAAGTCGTTATTTCCCAGCGGGCAGTCAAGGTGACAGCAACAAAACTTGGGACATTCCAGCATGTTTTAACTACCAAATTAAAGGTGAGCAGCATGAGCACTGTGAATTGTTAAGTGAAGGGCAGGGAGCGTTTACGTTGCCTGGCTCAGGTTGTGCTGCTTATGTGATGCCCAATGCCAAAGGCGCCGGTTACTACCGCTTCAGTGTTAAATCGGGCTGGAACACTTTTTACGAAAACCGAGACAGTTTAAGCACCAAAGAAATGATGAGTATCAATGACAGCTTTTTTGCAGCTTTAGATGCAGACCAAGTGAGTTTGACAGATTTCTTTGCTGTTGCGCCTCAGTTGACTCAAGCGGATAACAAGCAAATGATAGAAGCGCCAATGTCTGTATTGAGGTACCTGGATTACAGAATCGTTCCAGAATCAGATCAAGCTATTTTTGAAAAAGTGGCTCAAGAATTATATCAAGGTGCTTTGGAAAATACGTTGAACAAAAAACAACTGAGTGACACTGATATTGAGCTTAAAAAGTCGTTGATTTCATTTATGGCAAAAACAGCCAACGACACCACATGGCGCTCAAACTTAGCGGATATGGCTAAAAAATACACGGGTTTTGAAGGTGATGGTCAAATCAATGGTGAAGATATAGATGCCAATTTGATTGGTACAGCGATGTCTATTGCGGGAGAAGATTTGGGTGCTGACTTTCATCAGCATGTGGTTGGCTTATTGAAGTCCAACACAGGTGGCACGATCAGGGGACGTTTGTTGACGGCCATTGCAGCCACCAAAGATGAAGCCACATTGGCCGGTCTTCGTGATATGGCTTTAAGTGATGACGTGCGTTTGAATGAAGTGTTTACGATTTTGAGTCCACAAATCGCTAACCCAAAAGTTCAAGATGATTTATGGCAATGGACACAAGCCAATATTGATGCAATAAAGCTGCGTTTTCCTACATGGGCACAAGGTCGATTGCCTGCTGTTGGTAGTGGTTTTTGTGAAGCCAAAAAACGTGATGAATTAAAAGCATTCTTTGAGCCAATCGTTGAGTCGTTATCTGGTGGTCCGAGGTATTTGGCACAAACCATCGAAAGTATTGATCAATGCATAGCAAAAAAAGCCCGCCTAGTAACACAATGGGGTGATTGGAAGGGTGCCACAGGCTTCTGA
- a CDS encoding M1 family metallopeptidase yields MKKNVLFSMILLSSFNLWADKNTSSSLTQIDPHSFANFDQVKITHMTLDLTANFKKKRLEGSNTISYDVLNQQAKYIILDTRDLDIKRVTYFDLKKNGLKKEQKAIWDLLKPVDGLGSALKIKLPEGHSDLTIHYHSLPQASGLQWLSAEQTAEKQHPFLFSQSQAIHARSWIPSQDSPTVRTTYQAKITAPKALRVVMSAKNNPEKPEDGVYQFNMPQAIPAYLIAIAIGDLEYKNISEHVSIYAEKTYIEKAAYEFAETENMITEAEKLYGEYRWGDYDLLILPPSFPFGGMENPRLSFITPTVIAGDRSLDSLIAHELAHSWSGNLVTNGSWRDLWLNEGFTSYFEARITEAVHGTDRMKMEAALNLQGLKAEMAEMEPHLQALVVTQNINDPDDVFSGVAYDKGRFFLEWLEVTVGRKTFDAFLNGYFDHFAFKSVSTEKFLAYLDKNLITQSGGKITMEAVKEWIYKPGLPDTLPVPTTDRFKAIDKQVIDLNITAEGLKKIKSDQWTTQEWLHFMKGLPETLSQEQMQSLDDHFEFNTAQNTEIAHVWLLMSIKNDFQPAFERLIKYLNEIGRMKLIVPLYKVMSESDAHKNLGKNIYMSARAGYHNLARFKIDPLFPEMKFDTEDAK; encoded by the coding sequence ATGAAAAAAAATGTATTATTTTCGATGATTTTACTCAGTTCATTTAACCTCTGGGCTGATAAGAACACCAGCAGCTCACTGACACAAATAGACCCACATTCATTTGCCAACTTTGATCAAGTCAAAATCACGCACATGACGCTTGATTTAACCGCAAACTTCAAGAAAAAAAGATTAGAAGGCAGCAATACCATCAGCTACGATGTGTTGAACCAACAGGCCAAATACATCATTTTGGACACTCGGGACTTAGACATCAAACGAGTGACCTATTTCGACCTCAAAAAAAATGGTTTAAAGAAAGAACAAAAAGCCATTTGGGATTTACTCAAACCTGTTGACGGCCTAGGTTCTGCATTAAAAATTAAATTACCAGAGGGACATTCTGATTTAACCATCCATTACCACTCCTTGCCACAAGCCTCTGGACTTCAGTGGTTATCTGCAGAACAAACAGCAGAAAAACAACACCCCTTTTTGTTTTCACAATCACAAGCCATTCATGCCAGAAGCTGGATTCCATCTCAAGATTCACCCACAGTAAGAACCACCTATCAAGCCAAAATCACAGCACCCAAAGCATTGCGTGTGGTCATGAGCGCAAAAAATAACCCTGAAAAACCTGAAGATGGCGTTTATCAGTTCAATATGCCTCAAGCCATTCCTGCCTATTTAATCGCCATAGCCATTGGTGATTTGGAATACAAAAACATCAGCGAACATGTTTCCATCTATGCCGAAAAAACCTACATAGAAAAAGCGGCATATGAGTTTGCTGAAACAGAAAACATGATTACCGAAGCAGAAAAATTATACGGCGAATACCGTTGGGGCGATTATGACCTGTTGATTCTACCTCCTAGCTTCCCATTCGGTGGTATGGAAAACCCCAGACTGTCTTTTATCACGCCAACGGTGATTGCAGGAGACCGTTCATTGGATTCATTGATTGCTCATGAACTGGCACACTCATGGTCAGGGAATTTAGTCACCAATGGCTCATGGCGTGACCTCTGGCTAAACGAAGGCTTCACTTCATATTTTGAAGCACGCATCACAGAAGCTGTACACGGTACAGATCGTATGAAGATGGAAGCTGCACTCAACCTGCAAGGATTGAAAGCAGAGATGGCTGAAATGGAGCCACATTTACAAGCACTTGTAGTTACCCAAAACATTAATGATCCAGATGATGTCTTCAGTGGTGTCGCTTATGACAAAGGTCGCTTCTTTTTAGAGTGGTTGGAAGTGACAGTGGGTCGAAAAACCTTCGATGCGTTTTTGAATGGTTATTTTGATCACTTCGCCTTCAAAAGTGTCAGCACTGAAAAGTTTTTGGCTTATTTAGACAAAAACCTGATAACCCAAAGCGGTGGTAAAATCACCATGGAAGCGGTTAAAGAATGGATTTATAAGCCGGGCTTACCAGACACATTACCTGTCCCAACAACAGATCGATTCAAAGCCATTGATAAACAAGTCATTGATTTAAACATCACTGCCGAAGGATTGAAAAAAATAAAATCAGACCAGTGGACAACGCAAGAATGGTTACACTTCATGAAAGGCTTGCCAGAGACTTTGAGTCAAGAACAAATGCAATCATTGGATGATCATTTCGAATTCAATACAGCCCAGAATACTGAAATTGCCCACGTCTGGTTATTGATGAGCATTAAAAATGATTTCCAGCCGGCATTTGAACGCTTGATCAAATACTTAAATGAAATTGGACGCATGAAATTAATCGTGCCGCTTTATAAAGTCATGTCAGAATCAGATGCCCATAAAAATTTAGGTAAAAACATCTACATGAGCGCCAGAGCTGGCTATCATAACTTGGCTCGGTTTAAAATAGACCCCCTATTTCCTGAAATGAAATTCGACACAGAAGATGCCAAATAA
- a CDS encoding carbonic anhydrase — protein MPNKTANQALTDLKAGNQRFINAESKHNSLSIQQKQKAHASGQKPFAIILGCSDSRVPAEIVFDQGVGDLFVIRVAGNVVAPSQIGSIEYAIEMFDTALVVVLGHSHCGAVEATLQAIESPDSIRSQNIQSIVKRIRPAIAPLNLTVNDTQQAVEANIAHSVAQLENHSDIIENHIKSGTVKIVGACYDLATGVINFSS, from the coding sequence ATGCCAAATAAAACTGCAAACCAAGCGCTGACCGACCTCAAAGCAGGTAACCAGCGCTTTATAAATGCCGAATCTAAGCACAACAGCTTGAGCATACAACAGAAACAGAAAGCCCATGCCAGCGGCCAAAAACCTTTTGCCATCATTTTGGGTTGTTCAGATTCACGTGTCCCAGCTGAAATCGTCTTCGATCAGGGTGTGGGTGATTTATTCGTCATCCGGGTTGCTGGCAATGTCGTTGCGCCATCACAAATTGGCAGCATTGAGTATGCCATTGAAATGTTCGATACCGCTCTGGTGGTGGTTTTGGGTCATTCGCATTGCGGCGCTGTAGAAGCCACACTTCAAGCGATTGAATCACCTGACAGCATCAGGTCTCAGAACATTCAATCGATTGTTAAACGCATACGACCAGCAATTGCCCCATTGAATCTGACAGTTAACGATACACAGCAGGCAGTTGAGGCCAATATTGCTCACTCGGTCGCACAATTAGAAAATCACTCTGACATCATAGAAAATCACATTAAGTCAGGGACAGTCAAAATTGTAGGCGCTTGTTATGACCTCGCCACAGGGGTGATTAATTTTTCAAGCTGA